A window of the Candidatus Nitrosotalea okcheonensis genome harbors these coding sequences:
- the ilvB gene encoding biosynthetic-type acetolactate synthase large subunit, with translation MEKISGARSLMIALEKEGVEIAFGLPGGANLPIYDELYKSNIRHVLVRHEQSASHMADGFGRVSRRPGVCFATSGPGATNIVTGIATAQADSAPMIAITGQVPSKMIGRDAFQESDIIGITNPIVKYAFQPMSPTEIPEVVKKAFYIASTGRPGPVLIDIPKDVQQNEAEIHFPSEVKIRGYHPWVDPDITAIERATDMLLSAERPIILAGGGVIISSAFAELQSIAELLMIPVVTTFKGKGSFPENHPLSLGPIGMHGHAEANKMMTEADCVLACGSRFSDRSVGTFEEFERNLKIIHMDVDPAEIGKNQTTNVAVVGDVKTSLRIMVKMLIQKAIKRNGESAWGKRVKETKEYYRENLKIHPHPLAASKVLKKLREVLPAQSIVTTEVGQHQMWASLFFDVIQPGTFFSSTGLGTMGWGFPAAIGAKAAKPDVPVLDIAGEGSFNMTENSLAVSVLEDLPVIVLLLNNFTLGMVAQWQRTFYDRRMIGVDLKNCPDYVKVAEAYGAHGIRAQTIDEIGKAVQTALKSNVATVIDVPIDPQEDVLPFVAPGTSLKDMILPS, from the coding sequence ATGGAAAAAATATCAGGTGCTAGGTCTTTGATGATCGCTTTGGAAAAAGAAGGTGTGGAAATAGCCTTTGGGTTACCGGGAGGTGCAAACTTGCCAATTTATGATGAGCTTTACAAGAGCAACATTCGTCACGTGTTAGTAAGACATGAACAGTCTGCCTCACACATGGCAGATGGTTTTGGCAGAGTGAGCCGAAGGCCTGGAGTATGTTTTGCAACATCAGGGCCAGGTGCAACAAACATTGTTACAGGAATTGCAACAGCCCAAGCAGACTCGGCACCAATGATTGCAATTACTGGTCAAGTTCCTTCAAAGATGATAGGACGTGATGCATTTCAAGAAAGTGACATCATCGGGATCACAAACCCCATAGTAAAATATGCATTCCAGCCAATGAGTCCAACAGAGATTCCAGAGGTAGTAAAAAAAGCATTTTACATTGCATCAACAGGAAGACCTGGTCCTGTATTGATAGACATTCCAAAGGACGTACAACAAAACGAAGCAGAGATTCATTTTCCTTCCGAGGTAAAAATTAGAGGATACCATCCATGGGTTGACCCAGACATAACAGCAATTGAGAGAGCAACAGATATGCTACTATCTGCAGAAAGACCGATAATTCTTGCAGGCGGCGGAGTAATAATATCAAGCGCGTTTGCAGAACTCCAGTCAATCGCAGAATTACTCATGATACCAGTTGTAACTACATTCAAAGGAAAAGGATCATTTCCAGAAAATCATCCTCTCTCACTTGGACCAATAGGAATGCACGGTCATGCAGAAGCAAACAAAATGATGACAGAGGCTGACTGTGTTCTTGCATGCGGTTCGAGATTTTCTGACAGGTCTGTTGGTACATTTGAAGAGTTTGAGAGAAACTTGAAAATCATACATATGGATGTAGACCCTGCAGAGATAGGAAAGAACCAGACCACAAATGTAGCCGTGGTAGGAGACGTAAAGACATCACTTAGAATCATGGTAAAAATGCTAATCCAAAAAGCAATCAAACGCAACGGAGAAAGTGCGTGGGGGAAAAGAGTAAAGGAGACAAAGGAATACTATAGAGAAAACCTCAAAATTCATCCACACCCATTAGCAGCATCCAAAGTTCTCAAAAAATTAAGAGAGGTGTTACCTGCACAGTCAATTGTAACTACCGAAGTTGGACAACACCAAATGTGGGCCTCGTTGTTCTTTGACGTAATACAGCCAGGAACGTTTTTCAGCTCTACAGGTCTTGGAACAATGGGTTGGGGATTCCCAGCAGCAATAGGTGCCAAGGCAGCAAAACCAGATGTCCCAGTACTTGACATAGCAGGAGAAGGAAGTTTTAACATGACAGAGAATTCACTTGCAGTATCAGTGCTAGAGGACTTGCCGGTCATAGTGCTTTTGCTAAATAACTTTACACTCGGAATGGTAGCCCAGTGGCAGAGAACATTTTACGACAGGAGAATGATTGGAGTAGATCTAAAGAATTGTCCAGATTATGTCAAGGTAGCAGAAGCATACGGAGCACATGGAATACGAGCCCAGACAATTGATGAAATTGGAAAAGCGGTCCAGACAGCCTTGAAGAGCAATGTTGCAACTGTCATAGACGTACCAATTGACCCGCAGGAAGATGTGCTACCATTTGTTGCTCCAGGAACATCTCTCAAGGACATGATCTTACCATCATAG
- a CDS encoding type II toxin-antitoxin system HicA family toxin: MSKLPRVSGNAMIKYLVNKKGFQISHQKGSHVSLRNYNSNRFTSVPAKNDELVTGLTKQIIDDCGITRDEFTLDYHNELIK, encoded by the coding sequence GTGAGTAAACTTCCTCGAGTTTCTGGTAATGCTATGATAAAATACCTTGTCAACAAGAAAGGATTCCAAATATCTCATCAAAAAGGAAGTCATGTTTCATTACGAAATTATAATTCAAATAGATTCACATCTGTCCCAGCTAAAAATGATGAATTAGTAACTGGTTTGACCAAACAAATTATTGATGATTGTGGAATAACAAGGGATGAATTTACTTTGGATTATCATAATGAGCTGATAAAATAG
- a CDS encoding type II toxin-antitoxin system HicB family antitoxin: MQHSTSTVSKKTYQVILDKDEDGMIFARCNELHANAEGKTEAKAKDNIKEAIELMVEDLGKDKGYSLKFIRKYSE; the protein is encoded by the coding sequence ATGCAACACTCTACATCTACAGTATCTAAAAAGACATACCAAGTAATTTTAGATAAAGATGAAGATGGTATGATATTTGCAAGATGCAACGAACTTCATGCTAATGCGGAGGGAAAGACAGAAGCCAAAGCAAAAGATAACATAAAAGAAGCAATCGAATTGATGGTAGAAGATCTAGGTAAAGACAAAGGTTATAGTCTTAAATTTATTCGCAAATACAGTGAGTAA
- a CDS encoding VOC family protein: MGTKVFVNLPVKDLEKSKEFFAKLGFTFNAQFTDKNAACMVISEENYAMLLVEPFFKTFTKKEIVNAKLNTEVLVALSSESKENVDKMIKNALDTGAKEASEPHDHGFMYGRSFEDLDGHIWEIFWMDPKVIVPS, from the coding sequence ATGGGAACCAAAGTCTTTGTCAATCTGCCTGTAAAAGATCTAGAAAAATCTAAAGAGTTTTTTGCAAAACTTGGCTTTACTTTTAATGCTCAATTCACTGACAAGAACGCTGCGTGCATGGTTATCAGCGAAGAAAATTATGCCATGCTGCTTGTGGAACCATTTTTTAAAACGTTTACAAAAAAAGAGATTGTCAACGCCAAACTGAACACCGAGGTTCTTGTAGCGTTATCTTCAGAAAGCAAGGAGAATGTAGATAAAATGATAAAAAATGCTCTTGATACGGGCGCAAAAGAGGCAAGTGAGCCGCATGACCACGGTTTCATGTATGGACGAAGTTTTGAAGACCTGGATGGCCACATCTGGGAAATATTTTGGATGGATCCAAAAGTTATAGTTCCGTCTTGA
- a CDS encoding DoxX family protein: MLGAEISQSKFHDVSHFGLRLAIGSIFIAGGLIKFDPSFATYLPQMGLPANMQYLFALQEFIPGILIIAGVLTRISASVLSLVMLGVIFYVDKASKFIGPDGVELPVILFAVSIVIITVGPGRISISHAIKKIPRFLQ, translated from the coding sequence ATGCTAGGTGCAGAAATAAGCCAAAGCAAGTTTCACGATGTATCCCATTTCGGGCTACGGCTTGCAATAGGCTCAATCTTTATTGCAGGTGGTCTTATCAAGTTTGATCCAAGCTTTGCAACATACCTACCGCAGATGGGCCTTCCTGCAAACATGCAGTATCTTTTTGCATTGCAGGAATTCATTCCAGGGATTTTGATAATAGCAGGCGTACTGACAAGAATCTCTGCATCAGTTCTCTCGCTTGTCATGCTTGGCGTAATATTTTATGTGGACAAGGCGTCAAAATTCATAGGCCCTGACGGTGTCGAGCTTCCAGTAATACTTTTTGCAGTATCCATCGTAATCATAACAGTTGGTCCTGGAAGAATTTCTATATCACATGCAATTAAAAAAATCCCACGTTTTCTACAGTGA
- a CDS encoding Cif family virulence factor, whose amino-acid sequence MSQAIPILSDKEEIVDIVMTFFNAGKTKNVAPLGVIQLDDPRFSAYSDVPPFDLKDFATTSALEQLRFVSISDYDFELKNMRVDIFENFAVATFTVRQTGMVVDNYSFRGQHMTMESRATFVMVKYAKWKIVHLHLTKISD is encoded by the coding sequence TTGTCTCAAGCAATACCGATTTTGAGCGACAAGGAAGAAATTGTTGATATTGTAATGACGTTTTTTAATGCAGGAAAAACAAAGAACGTTGCACCATTAGGTGTAATCCAACTCGATGATCCTAGGTTTTCTGCATATAGCGACGTACCGCCTTTTGATCTAAAGGACTTTGCCACAACCTCTGCACTTGAGCAGCTACGGTTTGTCAGTATCTCTGATTATGATTTTGAATTAAAAAACATGAGGGTGGATATATTTGAAAACTTTGCAGTGGCAACTTTTACTGTAAGACAAACAGGTATGGTTGTAGACAATTATAGTTTCAGAGGACAACACATGACGATGGAGAGCAGAGCAACCTTTGTCATGGTAAAATATGCCAAGTGGAAAATAGTGCACCTGCATTTGACAAAAATCTCTGATTAG
- the lsrF gene encoding 3-hydroxy-5-phosphonooxypentane-2,4-dione thiolase, with protein MDWGLKNRLAKIIKPQNKRGVMLAVDHGYFLGPTEKLEVPKKTIAPLLPYADSLMLTRGVLRTSVDANFPVPVVLRVSGGASIIGKDLSNEKITTSVKEAIRLNATALAMSIFVGAAHEHESLVSLGNLVNEGEEYGIPVLAVTAVGKELEKRDARYLSLACRMAAEFGAHLVKTYYCENFEKVVTSCPVPVIIAGGPKLATEMDVFNLTYDALQAGASGVDMGRNIWQNDHPVAMIKAVRAIVHQRVTAKEAHEIFKKIKAEPAQKSEPAKKTKPKK; from the coding sequence ATGGACTGGGGACTCAAGAACAGACTTGCAAAAATAATCAAACCGCAAAACAAACGGGGCGTAATGCTTGCAGTCGATCACGGCTATTTCCTTGGGCCAACAGAAAAGCTCGAAGTGCCAAAAAAAACAATTGCCCCACTATTGCCATATGCAGATTCTCTCATGCTTACACGAGGAGTTTTAAGAACATCCGTTGATGCAAACTTTCCAGTACCAGTTGTACTTCGAGTATCAGGAGGTGCAAGCATCATTGGAAAAGACCTCTCAAATGAAAAAATTACTACGTCTGTAAAAGAGGCAATCAGACTAAATGCCACAGCCCTTGCAATGTCAATATTTGTAGGGGCAGCACATGAGCACGAATCACTTGTCAGTCTTGGCAATCTGGTTAATGAGGGAGAAGAATATGGAATACCAGTACTTGCAGTTACAGCAGTAGGAAAAGAACTAGAAAAAAGGGATGCGAGATACTTGTCACTTGCATGCAGGATGGCTGCAGAGTTTGGCGCACATCTAGTCAAGACATACTATTGTGAAAACTTTGAAAAAGTTGTAACATCATGTCCAGTACCGGTAATAATTGCAGGCGGCCCAAAACTTGCAACAGAGATGGACGTATTCAATCTGACATATGATGCATTACAGGCAGGCGCATCAGGTGTGGACATGGGTCGAAACATTTGGCAAAACGATCATCCAGTAGCAATGATAAAGGCAGTACGGGCCATAGTTCATCAGAGAGTCACCGCCAAAGAGGCCCATGAAATTTTCAAAAAAATAAAAGCTGAGCCTGCACAGAAAAGCGAGCCTGCCAAGAAGACCAAGCCAAAAAAGTAG
- a CDS encoding zinc-dependent dehydrogenase has translation MKVAYVSGSSDVQIKNVERPHVSKGEILVSMKACGVCGSDLEKIYGKYSQPSMRLGHEPSGIVSAIGDGVTNFKNGDRVFAHHHVPCHSCHYCTHGNETMCQKYSETNLLPCGLAEEFIVPEWNVSHGGVIKLPDHVSFESASMIEPLACCVRAWNKIKFKKGDSIAILGAGPTGLMHLMLSKAYGIQDIFCLDINDFRLEFAKKFGITESIRSDDPEAHQKILSKTHNRGVDIAMVSTGNINAISQAIDFVRKGGTVVLFGVPTKDVKMSLEMSKVYSKEITITPSYAASENDTNEAFRLISQGTINVQKLITHKFDLADSAKALDYAHQVNDSMKIIITNSETLN, from the coding sequence ATGAAGGTAGCATATGTTTCAGGGTCATCAGATGTACAGATAAAAAATGTAGAAAGACCACATGTTAGCAAGGGCGAGATCCTAGTTTCCATGAAAGCCTGTGGGGTGTGTGGTTCCGACCTAGAAAAGATCTATGGCAAATACAGCCAGCCTTCCATGAGACTTGGTCACGAGCCTTCAGGAATAGTCTCTGCCATAGGTGACGGTGTAACAAATTTCAAAAATGGTGACAGGGTCTTTGCACACCACCATGTTCCATGTCATTCATGCCACTACTGTACACATGGTAATGAGACCATGTGCCAAAAATATTCTGAGACAAATCTCTTACCATGTGGGCTTGCAGAAGAGTTTATCGTTCCAGAATGGAATGTATCTCACGGCGGGGTAATAAAACTGCCAGATCATGTAAGTTTTGAATCAGCATCAATGATTGAACCACTTGCATGCTGTGTCAGGGCATGGAACAAGATAAAATTCAAGAAAGGTGACTCGATTGCAATTTTAGGTGCAGGTCCAACTGGCTTGATGCACCTGATGCTAAGCAAAGCATATGGAATTCAAGACATATTCTGCCTAGACATTAATGATTTTAGGCTGGAGTTTGCCAAAAAATTTGGCATAACAGAATCAATAAGATCAGACGACCCAGAGGCACATCAAAAAATTCTTTCAAAGACACACAACCGTGGAGTTGACATTGCAATGGTTTCGACTGGAAACATAAATGCAATTTCACAGGCAATTGATTTTGTAAGAAAAGGAGGAACAGTGGTGTTGTTTGGAGTACCGACAAAAGATGTCAAGATGTCACTTGAGATGAGCAAGGTATATTCAAAAGAGATTACAATCACACCAAGTTACGCAGCTTCTGAAAACGACACAAACGAGGCATTCAGGTTGATATCACAAGGAACAATCAATGTACAAAAATTAATCACTCACAAGTTTGATCTTGCAGATTCCGCAAAAGCTTTGGATTATGCCCACCAGGTAAATGACTCCATGAAAATAATAATTACAAATTCAGAAACGCTTAACTAA
- a CDS encoding inorganic diphosphatase, translating into MDLWRDIETGSNVPSVINVIVEIPKGSQNKYEYDKKRGVIKLDRVLFSPFFYPGEYGIIPQTFAEDGDPMDALVLVTNPTYPGVLIEARPIGMLKMKDGGEMDNKILCVAKDDVRFDNLKDITGLDKHYLKEIGHFFEVYKQLEGKKVEILGWENAANAKKEVLAGIKLYQKTFKK; encoded by the coding sequence ATGGATTTGTGGCGCGACATTGAGACTGGCTCCAATGTACCATCTGTGATAAATGTCATCGTGGAAATTCCAAAAGGTTCTCAAAATAAATACGAATATGATAAAAAGAGAGGTGTCATAAAACTTGACCGAGTTTTGTTTTCACCGTTTTTCTATCCTGGAGAATATGGTATAATCCCACAGACATTTGCAGAAGACGGTGATCCAATGGATGCCCTTGTACTTGTTACCAATCCAACTTATCCAGGTGTCCTAATAGAGGCACGTCCAATTGGGATGCTCAAAATGAAAGATGGCGGTGAAATGGACAACAAGATCTTGTGTGTCGCAAAAGATGATGTTAGATTTGACAATCTAAAGGACATTACCGGTCTTGACAAACACTATCTCAAAGAGATCGGGCACTTTTTTGAAGTGTACAAGCAACTTGAAGGAAAAAAAGTAGAGATACTTGGATGGGAAAATGCAGCAAATGCAAAGAAAGAAGTGCTTGCTGGAATAAAACTATACCAAAAGACCTTCAAAAAGTAA
- a CDS encoding peroxiredoxin has protein sequence MNEGDIAPDFELEANDGSLVKLGSFQGKKNVVLCFYPKNHLFACPSKRVFQMAEATIAAYQKIKEQDAELFAISIDTVQDQKKFVEEYGVPYRHLSDTAKATCKAYAGLNIAGLAKRSTFIIDKNGRVSKIFRDVSPEKHGHEIISSLQNLK, from the coding sequence ATGAATGAAGGTGATATTGCTCCGGATTTTGAACTTGAAGCAAATGATGGCAGCTTGGTAAAGCTAGGCTCTTTTCAGGGAAAGAAAAATGTTGTTCTGTGTTTTTACCCAAAGAACCACTTGTTTGCGTGTCCATCAAAAAGAGTGTTCCAGATGGCAGAGGCAACAATTGCGGCATATCAAAAGATAAAAGAGCAAGATGCTGAACTCTTTGCAATATCCATTGATACGGTACAAGACCAAAAAAAGTTTGTCGAGGAATATGGTGTACCATATCGTCATCTCAGTGATACTGCCAAAGCCACTTGCAAGGCTTATGCGGGACTAAACATTGCAGGACTTGCAAAGCGTTCTACCTTTATCATTGACAAGAATGGACGAGTTTCAAAAATTTTCAGAGATGTCAGTCCAGAAAAACATGGCCATGAAATAATTTCGTCATTGCAGAACTTGAAATAA
- a CDS encoding pyruvoyl-dependent arginine decarboxylase, giving the protein MLDLVAKKIFLTKGKGVHADRLTSFEYALRDAGIAGTNLVLISSIFPPGCKVIPKSEGLKLIRPGSVTFAIYSRQESNEPHRLMAASVGIAEPKDNTKYGYLSEYVSFGETEKEAGDYAEDIAAQMLASSLGISFDVNKSWDEKRQQWKISGQIYKTRNITQSAVGDAKGNWTTVFTAAVLIL; this is encoded by the coding sequence GTGCTAGATCTAGTAGCAAAGAAAATTTTCCTTACCAAAGGCAAGGGTGTTCATGCTGACAGGCTGACAAGTTTTGAGTATGCATTACGAGATGCAGGAATTGCAGGAACAAACTTGGTTTTAATCTCTAGCATATTTCCACCTGGTTGCAAGGTGATTCCAAAATCAGAAGGCCTGAAATTGATAAGACCTGGTAGCGTGACTTTTGCGATATATTCTAGACAGGAAAGTAATGAGCCTCACAGGCTTATGGCTGCATCTGTTGGAATCGCCGAGCCAAAAGACAATACCAAATACGGCTATCTTTCAGAATATGTCTCCTTTGGAGAGACTGAAAAAGAAGCAGGTGACTATGCCGAAGACATTGCAGCACAAATGCTTGCATCATCACTTGGAATATCATTTGACGTAAACAAGAGCTGGGATGAGAAAAGACAACAGTGGAAGATATCGGGACAGATTTACAAAACTAGAAACATAACACAGAGTGCCGTGGGAGATGCAAAAGGTAACTGGACTACGGTATTTACAGCAGCGGTGCTGATTCTCTAA
- a CDS encoding M3 family oligoendopeptidase encodes MQLFREEKWDLSELVKDPESPQFTKRLEAIQRDVKNFEKNKKILKSTIPEKKFLAMLHTLEEITEQFGRVSGYASLEYSSDTQSDKATSLVSRMRKLGAQLENQTLFFDQWWKKQLDEKNAQRLMRASGELYEFLRYKRLLAKYSLTEPEERIINTLDVTGHSALVKIYDKITNAFVFEVKIDGKTKKYNREELSVLIRNPRSKTREIAYKALLSEFDKNKGVLGEIYQNIVSNWKDECIHIRGYSSPISVRNIGNDTDDKTVDALLSVCKKNSDVFRKFFLLKARIMNMKKLRRYDIYAPTKKREEKKYSYDKAVKLVLDTLDDFSPRLSEYAKRVFVQRHVDSTIRPGKRSGAFCSTISPKITPYVLVNFKGRTNDVFTLAHELGHAIHSIAASGKSIFIAEAPLPLAETASTFSEMLLFNKILDQIPDNEQQSLLTEHMNDLYATVGRQAYFTLFEIAAHEKIGNGAMVQDITSEYTKTLKDQFGNSVDVTPDFGIEWTCIPHFYHSPFYCYSYSFGNLLSLSLYQRYRKEGRSFASTYIGILAAGGSKKPEDLLKEHGIDITSESFWQEGFEYIKNQTERLGKVIN; translated from the coding sequence ATGCAACTTTTTCGAGAAGAAAAATGGGATCTAAGCGAACTTGTAAAGGATCCAGAATCGCCACAGTTTACTAAACGACTTGAAGCAATCCAAAGAGATGTCAAAAACTTTGAAAAGAACAAGAAAATACTCAAGTCCACAATACCTGAGAAAAAATTCCTTGCCATGCTTCATACCCTAGAGGAAATCACAGAACAATTCGGCAGAGTTTCAGGCTATGCATCACTAGAATATTCATCAGATACCCAATCAGACAAGGCCACATCATTGGTTTCAAGGATGCGAAAATTAGGTGCACAGTTGGAAAACCAAACCCTGTTTTTTGACCAGTGGTGGAAGAAACAACTTGATGAGAAAAACGCCCAAAGATTGATGAGGGCGTCAGGAGAACTATATGAATTTTTAAGATACAAGAGATTACTTGCAAAATATTCCCTTACAGAGCCAGAAGAGAGAATAATCAATACTCTGGATGTCACAGGCCATTCCGCTCTTGTCAAAATTTATGACAAGATAACTAATGCATTTGTTTTTGAGGTAAAAATAGATGGGAAGACAAAAAAATACAACAGAGAGGAACTATCAGTCCTAATTAGAAACCCCAGGTCAAAAACAAGAGAGATTGCATACAAGGCATTACTATCAGAGTTTGACAAAAATAAAGGCGTGTTGGGAGAGATATATCAAAACATAGTTTCAAACTGGAAAGATGAATGCATCCATATACGCGGGTATTCATCCCCAATATCAGTCAGAAATATTGGAAACGATACAGACGACAAGACAGTTGATGCTCTTCTTTCAGTCTGCAAGAAAAACTCGGACGTATTTCGTAAATTCTTTTTACTAAAGGCACGCATCATGAATATGAAAAAACTTCGTCGCTATGACATTTATGCACCAACCAAGAAAAGAGAAGAAAAAAAATACAGCTATGACAAGGCAGTAAAACTTGTCTTGGATACACTGGATGATTTCAGTCCACGGCTAAGTGAGTATGCAAAAAGAGTGTTTGTCCAGAGACATGTAGATTCCACCATAAGACCGGGAAAAAGAAGCGGTGCATTTTGTAGTACCATATCTCCAAAAATAACGCCATATGTATTGGTAAACTTTAAGGGAAGAACCAACGACGTGTTCACTTTGGCCCATGAACTTGGACATGCCATACATAGCATTGCAGCATCAGGAAAGTCAATATTCATCGCAGAGGCTCCATTACCGCTTGCTGAAACAGCATCTACTTTTTCTGAGATGCTACTATTCAACAAAATTCTCGATCAGATCCCAGACAATGAGCAACAATCCCTACTGACAGAGCACATGAATGATCTGTATGCAACAGTAGGACGGCAAGCATACTTTACACTCTTTGAGATAGCAGCACATGAAAAAATTGGCAATGGTGCCATGGTTCAAGATATCACGTCAGAATACACGAAGACGTTAAAGGACCAGTTTGGAAACTCGGTGGATGTAACACCAGACTTTGGAATAGAATGGACATGTATTCCACATTTTTACCATTCTCCATTCTATTGCTATTCCTACTCTTTTGGTAACCTGTTATCGTTATCCCTATACCAGAGATATAGAAAGGAAGGAAGATCATTTGCTTCCACATATATCGGCATCTTGGCAGCAGGCGGCTCCAAAAAACCAGAAGATCTGCTCAAGGAGCATGGAATCGACATCACATCAGAGAGTTTCTGGCAAGAGGGTTTTGAATACATCAAAAATCAAACAGAAAGACTTGGTAAAGTAATTAATTAA
- a CDS encoding homospermidine biosynthesis protein — protein MDHHNFKGKDIPHLRIKPNMGIDDLVEIFASTGYNARQLGDAAKLYCKMIEDDATICLTIAGAMTPVGFGGLFKSLIERGFVDWIISTGANVYHEDHFAWNLPVKQGHFEVDDMILYEKDIVRIRDVYIKGEETLKAEDSIVQKMFAKDLLDKSFTTAEFCNAMGKYSKQHSKNPERSFVVTAYDYDVPVYVSTLKDSSLALDLAPLRLENKMYNLDFVREIIEQAAILYNSKKSGILELGGGVPKNTAQQTGPLLDQILGLGHGGQNYIIQITDARPDTGGLSGATLQEGKSWGKVKDAHEDVIMVYTDATIAFPILCLYALSNEKPRKPKRLYKKLNQYYEGLSKAYFNKKH, from the coding sequence GTGGATCATCATAATTTTAAGGGCAAAGACATTCCGCATTTGAGGATAAAACCCAATATGGGCATCGATGATCTAGTGGAAATTTTTGCAAGTACTGGCTATAATGCAAGACAACTTGGGGATGCCGCAAAATTATACTGTAAAATGATTGAAGATGATGCAACAATATGTCTTACAATTGCTGGCGCGATGACCCCTGTTGGTTTTGGGGGGCTATTCAAGTCGTTGATAGAGCGTGGTTTTGTTGACTGGATTATTTCAACTGGCGCAAATGTGTATCATGAGGATCATTTTGCATGGAATTTACCTGTAAAACAAGGACACTTTGAGGTGGATGACATGATACTATATGAAAAAGACATAGTCAGAATCCGTGATGTATACATCAAAGGAGAGGAAACACTCAAGGCAGAAGATAGCATTGTCCAAAAAATGTTTGCAAAAGATCTGCTTGACAAGTCATTTACTACTGCAGAATTCTGTAATGCCATGGGAAAATACTCTAAACAGCATTCTAAAAATCCAGAACGCAGCTTTGTCGTAACTGCATACGATTATGATGTTCCTGTCTATGTCTCAACATTGAAGGACTCTTCACTTGCACTAGACTTGGCGCCATTAAGACTTGAAAACAAAATGTATAATCTTGACTTTGTACGCGAGATAATAGAGCAAGCTGCAATATTGTACAATTCCAAGAAATCCGGAATTTTGGAGTTGGGTGGAGGTGTTCCAAAAAATACTGCACAACAAACCGGTCCGTTGTTAGATCAGATACTTGGCCTAGGTCATGGTGGTCAAAATTACATTATCCAAATCACTGATGCACGACCAGACACTGGTGGCCTCTCTGGTGCAACATTGCAGGAGGGAAAAAGTTGGGGTAAGGTAAAAGATGCGCATGAAGATGTCATAATGGTATACACTGATGCAACTATCGCATTTCCAATACTTTGTCTTTATGCATTAAGCAATGAAAAACCAAGAAAACCAAAGAGACTTTACAAGAAACTAAACCAGTATTATGAAGGCTTGAGCAAGGCATATTTTAACAAAAAACACTAG
- a CDS encoding CDP-alcohol phosphatidyltransferase family protein → MLNNLREGLKPALQNIGKVFASTGLSANFWTAVGLCFAFASAIVYAIHLEYSFVLGGILLLVSGFFDIVDGQVARITGKTSKKGAFLDSVFDKIAEVAIFLGILIGGYSQGYLVLLAIGLSLLVSYTRARAESLGVQLQGIGIGERAERLLVIAIIGMINFLNYAVVIVVIIAAITFVQRIMATARAIKD, encoded by the coding sequence ATGCTTAACAACTTGAGAGAAGGTCTAAAACCTGCTCTACAAAACATTGGTAAAGTTTTTGCTTCAACAGGCCTGTCTGCAAATTTCTGGACAGCGGTAGGACTATGTTTTGCATTTGCATCAGCAATAGTTTACGCTATTCATCTGGAGTATTCTTTTGTCTTGGGGGGAATTTTGTTACTTGTTTCGGGGTTTTTTGACATTGTTGATGGCCAAGTTGCACGCATTACTGGAAAGACATCTAAAAAGGGTGCATTCCTTGATTCTGTCTTTGATAAAATTGCAGAAGTTGCAATATTTCTCGGAATTTTAATTGGAGGATATTCACAAGGTTATCTTGTACTGCTGGCAATAGGTCTCTCTCTACTTGTTAGCTACACTAGGGCAAGAGCTGAATCTCTTGGAGTTCAACTTCAAGGTATAGGCATAGGTGAGCGCGCCGAAAGATTACTCGTGATTGCAATAATTGGAATGATCAACTTTCTAAATTATGCCGTAGTAATTGTTGTAATAATTGCAGCAATTACATTTGTTCAGAGAATAATGGCAACAGCTAGAGCAATAAAAGATTAG